Proteins from one Streptomyces genisteinicus genomic window:
- a CDS encoding response regulator: MAEQHTITLIVVDDHPVVRDGLRGMFESAPGFRVLGEAADGVAGVELALRLDPDVVLMDLRMPGGGGVAAIADLTRRRARSRVLVLTTYDTDSDTLPAIEAGATGYLLKDAPRDELFTAVRAAAEGRTVLSPAVASRLVSRVRTPAAPGGEQLSAREKDVLELVAKGTSNKEIAAELFISEATVKTHLTHIFAKLGAKDRAAAVATAYDRGILGVS; the protein is encoded by the coding sequence ATGGCTGAGCAGCACACCATCACCCTCATCGTCGTCGACGACCACCCCGTCGTGCGGGACGGCCTGCGCGGCATGTTCGAGTCCGCTCCCGGGTTCCGGGTCCTCGGCGAGGCCGCGGACGGCGTCGCCGGCGTCGAACTCGCCCTCCGGCTCGACCCGGACGTCGTCCTCATGGACCTGCGGATGCCGGGCGGCGGGGGAGTGGCCGCCATCGCCGATCTCACCCGCCGCCGCGCCCGCTCCCGCGTCCTGGTGCTCACCACCTACGACACCGACTCCGACACGCTGCCCGCGATCGAGGCCGGCGCCACCGGCTACCTCCTGAAGGACGCCCCGCGCGACGAGCTGTTCACCGCGGTACGCGCCGCTGCCGAGGGGCGCACGGTGCTGTCCCCGGCCGTCGCCTCCCGGCTGGTCTCCCGCGTCCGCACCCCGGCGGCACCGGGTGGCGAGCAGCTCTCGGCCCGCGAGAAGGACGTCCTGGAGCTGGTCGCCAAGGGCACGTCGAACAAGGAGATCGCGGCGGAGCTGTTCATCAGCGAGGCGACGGTGAAGACCCACCTCACCCACATCTTCGCCAAACTCGGCGCGAAGGACCGCGCGGCGGCGGTGGCGACCGCGTACGACCGCGGCATCCTCGGAGTGTCCTAG
- a CDS encoding permease prefix domain 1-containing protein, with protein MSAARVVEGHVAALADGLHGPARARARLLREAHDGLTDAVADLVGRGVPEGRAAECAVRDFGAADEVRPAFQAELSLAQARVTARLLALVLPALIACWYAAAVVAPAPGGAAGLLAVLLGTVAAGGALLAAGAAAVTGALGRVVAPPARLPEAVARTATCMSVALAVGALSLTGVWAASGEWAAAAAAGTLTLASHARVGAAARACRRCLAGAGR; from the coding sequence GTGAGCGCGGCCCGGGTGGTCGAGGGGCATGTCGCCGCCCTCGCCGACGGGCTGCACGGCCCGGCACGCGCCCGCGCGCGACTGCTGCGCGAGGCCCACGACGGGCTGACCGACGCCGTGGCCGACCTCGTGGGCCGGGGCGTGCCCGAGGGGCGCGCGGCCGAGTGCGCGGTACGGGACTTCGGCGCCGCGGACGAGGTGCGGCCGGCCTTCCAGGCCGAACTCAGCCTCGCCCAGGCCCGGGTGACGGCGCGGCTGCTCGCGCTGGTGCTCCCCGCGCTGATCGCCTGCTGGTACGCGGCCGCCGTGGTCGCCCCCGCCCCGGGAGGCGCGGCGGGACTCCTGGCGGTGCTCCTCGGGACGGTGGCCGCGGGAGGCGCGCTGCTCGCCGCGGGGGCAGCGGCGGTGACCGGCGCGCTGGGCCGGGTGGTCGCACCCCCGGCCCGGCTTCCGGAGGCGGTCGCCCGGACGGCCACCTGCATGAGCGTCGCGCTCGCGGTGGGCGCGCTGTCGCTGACCGGGGTCTGGGCCGCTTCCGGCGAGTGGGCGGCCGCGGCCGCCGCGGGAACCCTGACGCTGGCCTCCCACGCCCGGGTGGGCGCCGCCGCGCGGGCCTGCCGGCGGTGCCTGGCGGGTGCGGGTCGCTGA
- a CDS encoding PadR family transcriptional regulator: MRGDPVRGHLDSLLLAALESGPKHGYAIITAVQERSGGALELRTGTTYPALNRLERAGLLASSWESVGERRRRCYELTDAGRASLAEERASWREFTAAIGSVLDPRPPLPGAAT, from the coding sequence ATGAGAGGGGATCCCGTCCGCGGTCATCTCGACAGCCTGCTGCTCGCCGCCCTGGAGTCGGGGCCGAAGCACGGCTACGCGATCATCACGGCCGTACAGGAACGCAGCGGCGGAGCGCTGGAACTGCGCACCGGCACCACGTATCCGGCGCTCAACCGCCTGGAGCGGGCCGGGCTGCTCGCCAGCAGCTGGGAGTCCGTCGGGGAGCGGCGGCGCCGGTGCTACGAGCTCACCGACGCGGGGCGCGCCTCGCTGGCCGAGGAGCGTGCGTCGTGGCGGGAGTTCACCGCGGCGATCGGCTCCGTGCTCGATCCGCGCCCACCGCTGCCGGGGGCGGCCACGTGA